The proteins below come from a single Ailuropoda melanoleuca isolate Jingjing chromosome 1, ASM200744v2, whole genome shotgun sequence genomic window:
- the XRCC2 gene encoding DNA repair protein XRCC2 — protein MCSDFRRAESGTELLARLEGRSSLKEIEPYLFADEDSSVHGGILEFHGPEGTGKTEMLYHFTARCILPKSEGGLEVEVLFIDTDYHFDMLRLVTILEHRLSQSSEETVKRCLGRLFLVNCTSSTQLLVTLCSLETMVCSHPALCLLILDSLSAFYWTDRVNGGESVNLQERTLKKCAQFLEKLVSEYRLVLFATTQSIMQKTSNWTEGPSAFTRPSEADVDYRPYLCKAWQQVVKHRIFFSKQEDFKTSNQFSLVSRHLKSNSLKKHIFIIRESGVEFC, from the exons ATGTGTAGTGACTTCCGCAGGGCCGAGTCTGGGACGGAG ctCCTTGCTCGACTTGAAGGTAGAAGTTCCTTGAAAGAAATAGAACCATATCTGTTTGCTGATGAAGATTCATCTGTGCATG GTGGTATTCTTGAATTTCATGGTCCCGAGGGAACCGGAAAAACAGAAATGCTTTATCATTTCACAGCACGATGTATACTCCCAAAATCCGAAGGGGGGCTGGAAGTAGAAGTCTTATTTATTGACACAGATTATCACTTTGATATGCTTCGGCTGGTTACAATTCTCGAGCACAGACTGTCGCAGAGTTCGGAAGAAACGGTGAAGCGCTGCCTGGGAAGGCTGTTTCTGGTGAACTGCACGAGCAGCACGCAGCTGCTCGTCACGCTGTGCTCCCTGGAAACCATGGTTTGTAGCcaccctgccctctgccttcTGATCTTGGACAGCCTTTCCGCTTTTTACTGGACGGACCGCGTCAACGGAGGAGAAAGTGTTAACTTACAGGAGCGTACGCTGAAGAAATGTGCTCAGTTCTTAGAGAAACTCGTAAGTGAATATCGCTTAGTTCTTTTTGCAACAACACAAAGTATAATGCAGAAAACCTCAAACTGGACAGAAGGGCCTTCTGCCTTTACCCGTCCGAGTGAGGCAGATGTGGACTACAGACCCTATCTCTGCAAGGCATGGCAGCAAGTAGTcaagcatagaatatttttctccaaacaAGAGGATTTTAAAACCAGCAACCAGTTTTCTTTAGTTTCAcgtcatttaaaaagtaacagtttaaaaaagcatatttttattattcgAGAAAGTGGCGTTGAGTTTTGTTGA